The DNA segment CGTGGTCGCCCCCGCCACATGGGGCATCAAGCGGGCGCCCAGGCGGCCGAGGTGGTGATCGAATCGGTGGCGCGTCGCGGTATTCCGGTGTTGTCCCTGTTTGCTTTCAGCAGCGAGAACTGGTCCCGGCCCCAGGGAGAGATCCGACGCCTGATGGACCTGTTTCGTCGGGCCATGAAGCAGGCTGTGCCCAAGCTTCATGAAAACGGGGTTCGTGTCTCTTTCCTGGGGGATCGCAGTCGTTTTCCTGAAGATCTTCAAGTGAAGATGGGTGAGGCCGAGCAATTGACGGCGGCCAATAGCGGCTTGCATCTGAATATTGCGGCCGGTTATGGGGGGCGCTGGGATATTCTCCAGGCGGCTCGCGGAGCGGCACAGGAAGTTGCTGACGGCCGCATTCGGCCGGAGGATATCGATGAGGCCGCCCTGGGACGGAAACTGTCCCTGTCTGGATTGCCGGCACCGGACCTGTTCATTCGTACCGGCGGTGAACGCCGCATCAGTAATTATTTTCTTTGGGATCTGGCCTATACGGAGCTCTATTTCACGGATTGTCTGTGGCCGGATTTCGATGCCGACGCCCTGAATGCCGCGCTGGCTGACTTTTCCGAGCGCGAACGCCGTTTTGGGGGCGTGGGTCGAGAAGGAGCGGAATCCCTTGCTTAAACAACGTGTTATCACCGCTTTGATCGTTGGGCCCTTGGCCTTGGCGGGGGTATTCCTATTGCCTTCTTTCTGGTTCGGCCTGGCGCTGGCCGGGGCCATGGCTATTGCCGCCCAGGAATGGGCCGGTTTGGCCAGCCCCGGACGCAGGGGTGTAATGGCTGCTTTCGTCCCGCTGGTCTTTCTGAGTTGCCTGCTATTTCTCTGGCTTGACCTGGAGCTGGCCTGGGGCGCCTATCCCTTGTGGGCGGTGGTGCCGCTCTGGGTATTGGCGCTGATGTGGCTGGCAAGACCGGAGGCACGCCCGCCGGTGCTGGCCAAACTGGGTTTCGGCCTGTTTGCCCTGAGTGGCGCCTGGCTGGGTCTGTATCTCCTTCAAGGGCAGTCGGCCGGTCCCTGGTTGCTGATTCTGCTGTTCGGCCTGGTCTGGGGGGCGGATGTGGGCGCCTATTTTGCCGGCAAGGCCTTCGGGTGTCACAAACTGGCCCCCCGGGTGAGCCCGGGCAAGACCTGGGAAGGGGTGGCCGGTGGTCTGGCCCTTTCAGGGCTGGTGGCCGTGGTGGCCGTGCCGCTATTGGGTATTGAACAGATGGTTTCCTTTGTCCTGCTTTGTCTGGTCGCTGCCGCCATATCCGTGGCCGGGGACTTGGTGGAGTCCCTGCTCAAGCGTCAGGCCGGCATCAAGGACAGTGGCTGGTTACTGCCCGGCCACGGCGGGGTGCTGGATCGCATGGACAGTTTGCTGGTGGCGGCACCGATTCTGGTGCTGGGATTGTCGCTGATGGGTGAGTTGTCATGAAGTCCGTGGTGGTTCTTGGTGCCACCGGCTCGGTCGGTCGCAGCACCTTGAATGTTCTGGCCCGTCATCCGGATCGTTTCCGTGTGGCGGCGCTGACGGCGAATACCGATCACGAGGGGCTGCTGGCCCAATGCCTGGAGACCCATCCGGAACTGGCCGTGCTGGTGGATTCCGACGGGGCAGCGGCCCTGGAGGCCGGTTTGCGCAAGGCGGGTCTCAAGACCGAAGTACTCACCGGACCACAGGCGCTGGTTTCGGCTGCAGAGCTGGCCGGCGCCGATGTGGTGATG comes from the Natronospira proteinivora genome and includes:
- the uppS gene encoding polyprenyl diphosphate synthase; translated protein: MMSQSEAEKPSNSILPRHVAIIMDGNGRWAKGRGRPRHMGHQAGAQAAEVVIESVARRGIPVLSLFAFSSENWSRPQGEIRRLMDLFRRAMKQAVPKLHENGVRVSFLGDRSRFPEDLQVKMGEAEQLTAANSGLHLNIAAGYGGRWDILQAARGAAQEVADGRIRPEDIDEAALGRKLSLSGLPAPDLFIRTGGERRISNYFLWDLAYTELYFTDCLWPDFDADALNAALADFSERERRFGGVGREGAESLA
- a CDS encoding phosphatidate cytidylyltransferase; protein product: MLKQRVITALIVGPLALAGVFLLPSFWFGLALAGAMAIAAQEWAGLASPGRRGVMAAFVPLVFLSCLLFLWLDLELAWGAYPLWAVVPLWVLALMWLARPEARPPVLAKLGFGLFALSGAWLGLYLLQGQSAGPWLLILLFGLVWGADVGAYFAGKAFGCHKLAPRVSPGKTWEGVAGGLALSGLVAVVAVPLLGIEQMVSFVLLCLVAAAISVAGDLVESLLKRQAGIKDSGWLLPGHGGVLDRMDSLLVAAPILVLGLSLMGELS